The genomic interval AAGCATGGCGGTGTCCATCACGGCTACTTCCTGCCGGCGGAGGGTGCCAGCGACCGGGCCGAGGCGCTGTTCAGCTTCGAGAGCCTGGCTGCGTACGAGCGCTACCGGACCCTGTTCGGTCAGGACCCGGAGTTCATTGCGGCGGACGACATCCGGAACGAGTCCGGCTGTGTCCTGCGGTACGAACGAACCTTCATGCGTCCGCTTCTGCCCAACGGCTGACCAGGCTCACCGCTTGCTCTCGACCGAGCAGCGTGACGCCGCGCGGAGGCGTTGTCGGTGGGTCTCACTACGCTTCTCGCGTGACGATCGATACTGCGCGGCGG from Cryptosporangium minutisporangium carries:
- a CDS encoding NIPSNAP family protein encodes the protein MITCVVHYTIDPAQIEAFERFAREWMRLVAKHGGVHHGYFLPAEGASDRAEALFSFESLAAYERYRTLFGQDPEFIAADDIRNESGCVLRYERTFMRPLLPNG